One window of the Fusobacterium animalis 7_1 genome contains the following:
- a CDS encoding metal ABC transporter permease has translation MLESFRSFLMNLAEKGDIPSSFKYGFVINAMICALLIGPILGGIGTMVVTKKMAFFSEAVGHAAMTGIAIGVLLGEPFSAPYISLFTYCILFGLVINYTKNRTKMASDTLIGVFLSMSIALGGSLLIYVSAKVNSHALESILFGSILTVNDTDIYILVVSAIIIGFVLIPYLNRMLLASFNPNLAIVRGVNVKLIEYIFIIIVTIITIASVKIIGSILVEALLLIPAAAAKNLSKSIKGFVSYSVIFALISCLLGVYLPIHFDISIPSGGAIILISSVIFIITTVVRMLFKNFAEGE, from the coding sequence ATGTTAGAAAGTTTTAGAAGTTTCTTAATGAATTTAGCTGAAAAAGGAGATATTCCGTCTTCTTTTAAGTATGGTTTTGTTATTAATGCTATGATATGTGCATTGTTAATAGGTCCAATACTTGGAGGAATTGGAACTATGGTAGTTACAAAAAAAATGGCTTTCTTTTCAGAAGCAGTTGGACATGCTGCTATGACAGGAATTGCTATTGGTGTACTACTTGGGGAACCATTTTCAGCACCATATATTTCACTTTTTACATATTGTATATTATTTGGTTTAGTAATAAACTACACAAAGAATAGAACTAAAATGGCATCAGATACCCTGATTGGCGTCTTTCTGTCAATGTCAATAGCATTAGGAGGCTCACTTCTTATTTATGTATCAGCTAAGGTAAATTCACATGCCTTAGAAAGTATACTATTTGGTTCTATACTTACAGTGAATGATACAGATATCTATATTTTAGTTGTATCAGCTATAATAATTGGTTTTGTTTTGATACCTTATTTGAATAGAATGTTACTTGCAAGTTTTAATCCAAACTTAGCAATAGTAAGAGGTGTAAATGTAAAACTGATAGAATATATTTTTATAATAATAGTTACCATTATTACAATAGCATCCGTAAAAATAATTGGTTCAATACTTGTGGAAGCATTACTTTTAATTCCAGCAGCAGCAGCAAAAAATTTATCAAAATCTATAAAAGGTTTTGTAAGCTACTCAGTAATTTTTGCTCTTATCAGTTGTCTATTAGGAGTATATTTACCTATACATTTTGATATATCAATTCCATCAGGTGGAGCAATAATATTGATTTCATCAGTTATCTTTATTATTACTACTGTTGTAAGAATGCTATTTAAAAATTTTGCAGAAGGAGAGTAA
- a CDS encoding ABC transporter ATP-binding protein, whose product MNGLEISIKNLNLVLSGNEILEDINLTVKAGEIHCLVGPNGGGKTSLLRCVLGQMPFTGSIEMKYEKDKIIGYVPQILDFERTLPITVEDFMAMTYQIRPCFLGISKKYKAEIDNLLKRLGVFEKKKRLLGNLSGGERQRVLLAQALFPKPNLLILDEPLTGIDKAGEDYFKEIIKELKNEGMTIFWIHHNLTQVKELADTVTCIKKRVIFSGDPKEELKEDKIMRIFE is encoded by the coding sequence ATGAATGGACTTGAAATTTCAATAAAAAATTTGAATTTAGTATTATCAGGAAATGAAATTTTAGAGGATATAAATTTGACAGTGAAAGCTGGAGAAATCCATTGTTTAGTTGGACCTAATGGTGGAGGAAAAACTTCTCTTTTAAGGTGTGTTCTTGGACAAATGCCTTTCACTGGAAGTATAGAAATGAAATATGAAAAAGACAAAATAATAGGTTATGTTCCACAAATTCTTGATTTTGAGAGAACATTACCTATAACAGTTGAAGATTTTATGGCTATGACTTATCAAATAAGACCTTGTTTTTTAGGGATATCTAAAAAATATAAAGCAGAAATTGATAATCTTCTAAAAAGATTAGGAGTATTTGAAAAGAAAAAAAGATTGTTGGGAAATTTATCTGGTGGAGAAAGACAAAGAGTTTTGCTTGCACAGGCACTTTTTCCTAAACCTAATCTTTTGATTTTAGATGAACCTTTGACTGGGATTGATAAGGCTGGTGAAGATTACTTTAAAGAAATTATAAAAGAATTGAAAAATGAAGGGATGACTATTTTTTGGATACACCACAATTTAACACAGGTAAAAGAGTTAGCAGATACTGTAACTTGTATTAAAAAAAGAGTTATATTTAGTGGAGATCCAAAAGAAGAATTAAAAGAAGATAAAATAATGAGAATATTTGAATAA
- a CDS encoding metal ABC transporter solute-binding protein, Zn/Mn family, producing the protein MYKKLLAIFMVILSFSSFAKNKLKIGVTLQPYYSFVTNIVKDKADVIPVVRLDLYDSHSYQPKPDDIKRMNTLDVLVVNGIGHDEFIFDILNATDRKKDIKVIYANKNVSLMPIAGSIRAEKVMNPHTFISITASIQQVYNIAKELGEIDPANKEFYLKNSREYAKRLRKLKADALNEVKNLGNIDIRVATLHGGYDYLLSEFGIDVKAVIEPSHGAQPSAADLEKVIKIIKKEKIDIIFGEKNFNNKFVDTIHKETGVQVRTLSHMTNGPYEADSFEKFIKIDLDEVVNAIKDVAAKRGKK; encoded by the coding sequence ATGTACAAAAAATTATTGGCAATTTTTATGGTAATACTTAGTTTTTCTAGTTTTGCAAAAAATAAATTAAAAATAGGGGTTACTTTACAGCCATATTATAGTTTTGTTACAAATATAGTAAAGGATAAAGCAGATGTTATTCCTGTTGTTAGGCTTGATTTATATGATTCTCATAGTTATCAACCAAAACCAGATGATATCAAAAGAATGAATACTTTGGATGTACTTGTAGTAAATGGAATAGGTCATGATGAATTTATTTTTGATATTTTAAATGCAACAGATAGAAAAAAAGATATAAAAGTTATCTATGCAAATAAAAATGTTTCTTTGATGCCAATAGCAGGGTCAATAAGAGCTGAAAAAGTTATGAATCCTCATACTTTTATTTCAATTACAGCTTCAATTCAACAAGTCTATAATATAGCTAAGGAATTGGGGGAAATAGATCCAGCTAATAAAGAATTTTATTTAAAAAATTCAAGAGAATATGCTAAAAGATTAAGAAAATTAAAAGCAGATGCTCTAAATGAAGTAAAAAATTTAGGAAATATTGATATAAGAGTTGCAACTTTACATGGAGGATATGATTATCTATTATCTGAATTTGGAATAGATGTTAAAGCAGTTATAGAACCATCACATGGAGCTCAACCAAGTGCAGCAGATTTAGAAAAAGTTATAAAAATAATTAAGAAAGAAAAGATAGATATAATTTTTGGTGAAAAGAATTTTAATAATAAGTTTGTAGACACTATCCATAAAGAAACAGGTGTTCAAGTTAGAACACTTTCTCATATGACAAATGGACCTTATGAAGCAGATAGTTTTGAGAAATTTATTAAGATAGACTTAGATGAAGTTGTAAATGCAATTAAAGATGTAGCAGCTAAAAGAGGAAAAAAATAA
- a CDS encoding metal ABC transporter solute-binding protein, Zn/Mn family, translating to MKRLIFIVFLIFNTLLLGQEKLKIGITLLPYYSFVANIVKDRAEVIPIVKAESFDSHTYQPKVEDIERASKVDAIVVNGIGHDEFIYKIIDAVDKNKKPIIINANKDVPLMPVAGTLNDEKIMDSHTFISITAAIQQVHNITKEIIKLDPKNKDFYLANSREYVKKLRKLKTDALKEVQNVKGEDVRVATFLGGYNYLLAEFGIDVKAVLEPTHGSQISMASLQKMIEKIKKDKIDIIFGEKNYSDEYVTIIKNETGIEVRKLEHLTTGAYRADSFEKFIKVDLDEVVNAIKYVKSKNKNKK from the coding sequence ATGAAAAGATTAATATTTATAGTATTTTTAATATTTAATACTCTTTTACTAGGGCAAGAAAAATTAAAAATAGGTATAACTTTATTACCTTATTATAGTTTTGTTGCTAATATAGTAAAGGATAGGGCTGAAGTTATTCCGATAGTAAAGGCAGAATCTTTTGATTCTCACACTTATCAACCTAAGGTTGAGGATATAGAAAGAGCTTCAAAAGTAGATGCCATTGTTGTAAATGGAATAGGACATGATGAATTTATATATAAAATTATAGATGCGGTTGATAAAAATAAAAAACCAATTATTATAAATGCAAATAAAGATGTTCCACTTATGCCTGTTGCAGGGACATTAAATGATGAAAAGATTATGGATTCTCATACTTTTATATCTATAACTGCTGCAATTCAACAAGTACATAATATAACAAAAGAAATTATAAAATTAGATCCTAAAAATAAAGATTTTTATTTAGCTAATTCAAGAGAATATGTAAAAAAATTAAGAAAGTTAAAAACAGATGCTTTAAAAGAAGTTCAAAATGTAAAAGGGGAAGATGTTAGAGTTGCCACTTTTTTAGGAGGATATAACTATCTTTTAGCTGAATTTGGAATAGATGTTAAAGCAGTTTTAGAACCTACACATGGTTCACAAATAAGTATGGCTTCATTGCAAAAGATGATAGAAAAGATAAAAAAAGATAAGATAGATATAATTTTTGGAGAAAAAAATTATAGTGATGAATATGTAACAATTATTAAAAATGAAACAGGAATAGAAGTTAGAAAGTTAGAACATTTAACAACAGGAGCTTATAGAGCTGATAGTTTTGAAAAATTTATCAAAGTGGACTTAGATGAAGTTGTAAATGCTATTAAATATGTTAAAAGCAAAAATAAAAATAAAAAATAG
- a CDS encoding DUF6162 family protein, which produces MIKINTYIVKPLSSKKENIFLILAFFILISLAAIALKIRHRTDYEITLKDNEIVSYEILNNIELGVYSDIKNSLVDISQLKDENNSLPSLKVLAEEEIPPYFKDVTWEERGAVEWTTFKHDNEDYFIGRGNGKVGTFVVKFNNENIDESDIFYMKETPSFEDIEKNFEKYEHILKKIVPYTGNDERKKFTGE; this is translated from the coding sequence GTGATAAAAATTAATACTTATATTGTAAAACCACTTAGCTCGAAAAAGGAAAATATCTTTCTTATTTTGGCTTTTTTTATTTTAATATCTTTGGCAGCTATTGCTTTAAAAATTAGACATAGAACTGATTATGAAATAACATTAAAAGATAATGAAATAGTTTCTTATGAAATTTTAAATAATATAGAATTAGGAGTTTATTCTGATATTAAAAATTCTTTGGTAGATATTTCACAATTAAAAGATGAAAATAATTCTTTACCTAGTTTAAAAGTTTTAGCTGAGGAAGAAATTCCACCATATTTTAAGGATGTAACTTGGGAAGAAAGAGGAGCAGTGGAATGGACAACATTTAAACATGATAATGAAGATTATTTTATAGGTAGAGGTAATGGAAAAGTAGGAACTTTCGTTGTGAAATTTAATAATGAAAATATAGATGAGAGTGATATTTTTTATATGAAAGAAACACCAAGTTTTGAAGATATAGAAAAAAATTTTGAAAAATATGAACATATCTTAAAAAAAATAGTTCCATATACTGGTAATGATGAGAGAAAAAAATTTACTGGTGAGTAG
- a CDS encoding ATP-binding cassette domain-containing protein: MSIDNKELDEMDFDLLDILGVTEQKVESITLLPGYNKKGEKEGYEELVIKAGEIVAIVGPTGSGKSRLLADIEWGAQGDTPTKRTVLVNGELMDAKKRFSPSYKLVAQLSQNMNFVMDLTVREFIDLHAESRLVLDRESVIEKIFNQANELAGEKFTIDTPITSLSGGQSRALMISDTAILSTSPIVLIDEIENAGIDRKKALDLLVGNNKIVLMATHDPILALMGDRRIVIKNGGISKVIESTAEEKNILGALTELDDVVQGMRNKLRYGEKLELDFEIKKK, translated from the coding sequence ATGAGTATAGACAATAAAGAATTAGATGAAATGGACTTTGACCTTCTTGATATACTTGGAGTTACAGAACAAAAAGTTGAAAGCATAACTTTACTTCCAGGATATAATAAAAAAGGTGAAAAAGAGGGCTATGAAGAATTAGTAATAAAGGCAGGAGAAATTGTTGCCATAGTAGGACCAACAGGTTCAGGAAAAAGTAGATTACTTGCAGATATAGAATGGGGAGCACAAGGAGATACTCCAACAAAGAGAACAGTTCTTGTAAATGGAGAATTGATGGATGCAAAAAAAAGATTTTCTCCAAGTTATAAATTAGTGGCTCAACTTTCACAAAATATGAACTTTGTAATGGATTTGACTGTAAGAGAATTTATAGATTTACATGCAGAAAGTAGACTTGTTTTAGATAGAGAAAGTGTAATAGAAAAAATATTTAACCAAGCCAATGAACTTGCTGGGGAAAAATTTACAATAGATACTCCAATAACAAGTTTAAGTGGAGGACAATCAAGAGCATTAATGATTTCAGATACTGCTATTTTAAGTACATCTCCAATAGTTCTTATAGATGAAATTGAAAATGCAGGTATAGATAGAAAAAAAGCTTTAGACTTACTTGTTGGAAACAATAAGATAGTTCTGATGGCAACACACGATCCTATTCTAGCTCTTATGGGAGATAGAAGAATAGTTATTAAAAATGGTGGAATTAGTAAAGTTATTGAATCCACAGCAGAGGAAAAAAATATCTTAGGTGCTTTAACAGAACTTGACGATGTAGTTCAAGGTATGAGAAATAAACTAAGATATGGAGAAAAATTAGAACTAGATTTTGAAATTAAGAAAAAATAA
- a CDS encoding GTP-binding protein, producing the protein MKLITVSGPPSSGKTSLIIKTVESLKAQNIKVGIVKFDCLYTDDDVLYEKAGIPVKKGLSGSVCPDHFFASNIEEVVQWGQTNNLDLLITESAGLCNRCSPYLKDIKAVCVIDNLSGINTPKKIGPMLKLADIVVITKGDIVSQAEREVFASRVQTVNPKAAIIHINGLTGQGTYEFGSLIMENNEEIDTVLERKLRFPLPSAVCSYCLGETRIGSSYQLGNIRKINFEEQ; encoded by the coding sequence ATGAAACTTATAACAGTATCAGGACCACCTTCATCTGGAAAGACTTCACTTATTATTAAAACAGTAGAAAGTTTAAAAGCACAAAATATTAAAGTTGGAATAGTGAAATTTGATTGTCTTTATACAGATGATGATGTTCTATATGAAAAAGCAGGAATACCTGTAAAGAAAGGATTATCAGGTTCAGTTTGTCCAGATCACTTTTTTGCAAGTAATATAGAAGAAGTCGTACAATGGGGACAAACTAATAATTTAGATTTATTGATAACAGAAAGTGCTGGACTATGCAATAGATGTTCACCTTATTTAAAAGATATTAAGGCAGTGTGTGTAATAGATAATTTAAGTGGAATAAACACTCCAAAAAAAATAGGACCTATGCTTAAACTTGCAGATATTGTTGTTATTACAAAAGGGGATATAGTTTCACAAGCAGAAAGAGAAGTCTTTGCTTCAAGAGTACAAACTGTAAATCCTAAGGCAGCAATAATACATATAAATGGTTTAACAGGACAAGGAACTTATGAATTTGGTTCTTTGATAATGGAAAATAATGAAGAAATTGATACAGTCTTAGAAAGAAAATTAAGATTTCCATTGCCATCAGCAGTATGTTCTTATTGCTTAGGTGAAACTAGAATTGGAAGTAGCTATCAACTTGGAAATATTAGAAAGATAAATTTTGAAGAACAATAA
- a CDS encoding ABC transporter substrate-binding protein: MYISKSMSIKSIVEKYPETIPVFKNIGFKGLDNPAVLQKLEEQNITLEKAMMIKKEDVDAFIPMLQQAISSVEREDEGAKEATLMGLLPCPVRIPLLEGFEKYLADNKDIKVKYELKAAYSGLGWIKDEVIDKNDIDKLADMFISAGFDLFFDKDLMGKFKEQGIFKDMTGIEKYNSDFDNENIHLKDPHGDYSMIGVVPAIFIVNKAVLNGREVPKSWADLLKPEFAKSVSLPIADFDLFNSILIHIYKLYGFEGVKNLGRSLLSNLHPAQMVEAKEPAVTIMPYFFSKMIPAKGPKEVIWPAEGAIISPIFMLTKASKAKELDKIIKFMSGKTVGDTLANQGLFPSVHPEVKNPVNGRPMLWVGWDFIYSNDMGKLIKKCEEAFKEGAGE; the protein is encoded by the coding sequence ATGTATATAAGTAAATCAATGTCAATAAAATCAATAGTGGAAAAATATCCAGAAACAATTCCAGTTTTTAAAAATATTGGATTTAAAGGTTTAGATAATCCAGCAGTTTTACAAAAACTAGAAGAACAAAATATTACATTGGAAAAAGCAATGATGATAAAAAAAGAAGATGTAGATGCTTTTATTCCTATGTTACAACAGGCAATATCTTCTGTTGAAAGAGAAGATGAAGGAGCTAAGGAAGCAACACTTATGGGACTTTTACCTTGTCCTGTTAGAATACCTTTATTAGAAGGGTTTGAAAAATATTTAGCAGATAATAAGGATATAAAAGTTAAGTATGAATTAAAAGCTGCTTACTCAGGTCTTGGTTGGATAAAAGATGAAGTAATAGATAAAAATGATATAGATAAACTAGCAGATATGTTTATTTCAGCTGGTTTTGATTTATTCTTTGATAAAGATTTAATGGGTAAATTTAAAGAACAAGGAATATTTAAAGATATGACAGGTATTGAAAAATACAACTCAGATTTTGATAATGAAAATATCCATTTAAAAGATCCTCATGGAGATTATTCAATGATAGGAGTTGTTCCTGCTATATTTATTGTTAATAAAGCCGTATTAAATGGTAGAGAAGTTCCTAAATCTTGGGCAGATTTATTAAAACCTGAATTTGCAAAATCTGTTTCATTGCCAATAGCAGACTTTGACTTATTCAATTCAATACTTATACATATTTATAAATTATATGGTTTTGAAGGAGTTAAAAATTTAGGAAGATCTTTACTTTCAAATTTACATCCAGCTCAAATGGTTGAAGCAAAAGAGCCAGCAGTAACAATAATGCCTTATTTCTTCTCTAAGATGATACCTGCAAAAGGACCAAAAGAGGTTATATGGCCAGCAGAAGGAGCAATTATATCTCCAATATTTATGTTAACTAAGGCATCTAAGGCTAAGGAATTAGATAAAATAATTAAATTTATGAGTGGAAAAACAGTTGGAGATACTTTGGCTAATCAAGGATTATTCCCAAGTGTACATCCAGAAGTTAAAAATCCAGTAAATGGTAGACCAATGCTTTGGGTTGGTTGGGACTTTATCTATTCAAATGATATGGGAAAATTAATTAAAAAATGTGAAGAAGCATTTAAGGAAGGAGCAGGAGAATAA